A single window of Streptomyces xanthii DNA harbors:
- a CDS encoding sigma-70 family RNA polymerase sigma factor, which produces MATRAVARRKSAASGETDAARSVRAVGGEIADRDLVGMYLDEIARTPLLDAAKEVELSQTIEAGVYAQQILDGEVEDSAAAGKATREELEALVAESEKAKDVFIRSNLRLVVAVARRYPRSGLPLLDLIQEGNAGLVRAVEKFDYRKGFKFSTYATWWIRQAITRSIADQSRTIRLPVHLVEELGRIRRVQREFNREHGREPEPAEIAAELDKTTPERVTDVLDWARDPVSLNMSVDDEGETQFGDLLEDTSAVSPEQSVLTLLRSEELDDLIGRLDQRTASIIKMRYGIDDGRERTLTEVGKEHGLTRERIRQIEKHALLELKKLARDTGFDAAA; this is translated from the coding sequence ATGGCAACCCGTGCCGTAGCCCGTCGTAAGTCCGCCGCGTCCGGCGAGACTGATGCGGCACGCAGTGTTCGCGCCGTAGGCGGGGAGATCGCCGACCGCGACCTGGTCGGGATGTACCTCGACGAGATCGCGCGTACACCGCTGCTCGACGCCGCCAAGGAAGTCGAGCTGTCCCAGACCATCGAGGCGGGTGTCTACGCCCAGCAGATCCTCGACGGAGAGGTCGAGGACAGCGCGGCCGCCGGCAAGGCGACCCGCGAGGAGCTGGAAGCGCTGGTCGCCGAGTCCGAGAAGGCCAAGGACGTCTTCATCAGGTCGAACCTGCGTCTGGTCGTGGCGGTCGCCCGGCGGTACCCGCGCTCGGGCCTCCCCCTGCTCGACCTGATCCAGGAGGGGAACGCGGGCCTGGTCCGCGCCGTCGAGAAGTTCGACTACCGCAAGGGCTTCAAGTTCTCCACGTACGCCACGTGGTGGATCCGCCAGGCCATCACGCGGTCCATAGCCGACCAGTCGCGCACGATCCGTCTCCCCGTCCACCTGGTCGAGGAGCTGGGCCGCATCCGCCGCGTGCAGCGCGAGTTCAACCGTGAGCACGGGCGCGAGCCCGAGCCCGCGGAGATCGCCGCCGAGCTCGACAAGACGACGCCGGAGCGGGTCACCGACGTGCTCGACTGGGCCCGCGACCCGGTCTCGCTGAACATGTCGGTGGACGACGAGGGCGAGACGCAGTTCGGCGACCTCCTCGAGGACACGTCGGCGGTGTCTCCGGAGCAGTCCGTGCTCACGCTGCTGCGCAGCGAGGAGCTGGACGATCTGATCGGGCGGCTCGACCAGCGCACGGCGTCCATCATCAAGATGCGGTACGGGATCGACGACGGCCGTGAGCGGACCCTCACGGAGGTCGGCAAGGAGCACGGGCTGACCCGTGAGCGGATCCGGCAGATCGAGAAGCACGCGCTGCTGGAGCTGAAGAAGTTGGCTCGGGACACCGGGTTCGACGCGGCGGCGTAG
- a CDS encoding helix-turn-helix transcriptional regulator: MTKTSSSTDTPARLLQLLSLLQTPREWPGGELAERLHVSRRTVRRDIDRLRELGYPVQATMGADGGYRLVAGKALPPLVLDDEEAVAIVVGLRAGAGHAVEGVEEASVRALAKLEQVLPSRLRHRVSTLQAATIPLTSGDGATIAPETLTVIASAAAGSERLRFHYRAADGTETRRLAEPYRLVSTGRRWYLVAFDLDRADWRTFRVDRVSEPFATGARFAPREVPEGDAARYVQRSMSSARGAAAGGDYELDVEFLAPVEVVATRVPSWVGEPMPLPGGEGCVLRGRVSESVEWMAVRLAMTGVEFRVRGPEALVSAVRQLGERVRSAVPG, translated from the coding sequence ATGACGAAGACGAGCTCCTCCACCGACACCCCGGCCCGGTTGCTCCAACTCCTCTCGCTCCTGCAGACGCCGCGCGAATGGCCCGGCGGCGAACTCGCCGAACGGCTCCACGTCTCGCGCCGCACCGTGCGCCGTGACATCGACCGGCTGCGCGAACTCGGCTACCCGGTGCAGGCCACCATGGGCGCCGACGGCGGCTACCGGCTCGTCGCCGGCAAGGCGCTGCCTCCCCTGGTGCTCGACGACGAGGAGGCCGTCGCCATCGTGGTCGGGCTGCGGGCCGGGGCCGGGCACGCCGTCGAAGGGGTCGAGGAGGCGTCCGTACGAGCCCTCGCCAAGCTGGAGCAGGTGCTGCCGTCGCGGCTGCGGCACCGCGTCTCCACACTGCAGGCCGCCACGATCCCGCTGACCTCGGGCGACGGGGCGACGATCGCGCCCGAGACGCTCACCGTGATCGCGTCCGCGGCGGCCGGTTCGGAGCGGCTGCGCTTCCACTACCGGGCGGCCGACGGCACCGAGACCCGGCGCCTGGCCGAGCCGTACCGGCTCGTGTCGACGGGGCGCCGCTGGTACCTCGTGGCGTTCGACCTGGACCGCGCGGACTGGCGCACGTTCCGGGTCGACCGGGTGTCGGAGCCGTTCGCGACCGGGGCGCGGTTCGCTCCGCGGGAGGTGCCGGAGGGGGATGCGGCACGGTACGTCCAGCGGTCGATGTCCTCCGCCCGCGGGGCCGCGGCGGGCGGGGACTACGAGCTGGACGTCGAGTTCCTCGCCCCGGTCGAGGTCGTCGCGACGCGGGTCCCGTCCTGGGTGGGCGAGCCGATGCCCTTGCCGGGCGGGGAGGGGTGTGTGCTGCGGGGCCGGGTCTCCGAGTCGGTGGAGTGGATGGCGGTGCGGCTGGCGATGACGGGGGTCGAGTTCCGGGTCCGGGGACCCGAGGCCCTCGTCTCGGCGGTACGGCAGCTGGGGGAGCGGGTGCGCTCCGCGGTTCCGGGGTAG
- a CDS encoding MFS transporter, translated as MTSTAAAAGTTTEASGPADRRRWFALAIVMTAAFMDLVDVTIVNIALPTIKADEGATTGQIQWITAGYALAFAALLITGGRLGDIFGRKRLFLLGIMGFTVASALCGFAANPEMLVASRILQGGMAAMMVPQVLSIVHATFPAHERGKVFGLFGAIVGLGAVSGPLLGALLTEWNIAGLEWRPIFLINLPVGIAALILGSRVITESKAPTALKLDLVGVVLVTLAMLALVYPLTQGRENDWPVWGYVMMAASVVIVAVLIAYEKAKTRRDGSPLIELSLFRVKSFAAGIAVQTVFGITTGIFFLTWTLYMQMGLGWSALRAGLTGVPFSIAVSVAAGVSVQKLVPRFGRKVLQAGALTMAAGVLIYVFEAGHYGLDIASWQMALPLVVMGLGMGLIVAPLTDAVLSEVPREHAGSASGLINTVMQMGNALGLSLVSVVFFNVVEDRFAQGAGNAAFIDGFRNALVWAAVILVGIFLLMFALPKRAPQASSEDGDGASGEAAAPRGAGLNPTAAPPRSTTGHDEPRTGELIG; from the coding sequence ATGACCTCAACCGCTGCCGCCGCCGGCACCACCACAGAAGCCTCCGGGCCTGCCGACCGCAGGCGCTGGTTCGCCCTGGCCATCGTGATGACGGCGGCCTTCATGGACCTCGTCGACGTCACGATCGTCAACATCGCCCTGCCGACCATCAAGGCGGACGAGGGCGCCACCACCGGCCAGATCCAGTGGATCACCGCCGGATACGCGCTCGCGTTCGCCGCCCTGCTCATCACGGGCGGGCGGCTCGGCGACATCTTCGGCCGCAAGCGGCTGTTCCTGCTGGGGATCATGGGCTTCACCGTCGCCTCGGCGCTGTGCGGCTTCGCGGCGAACCCGGAGATGCTGGTCGCCTCGCGCATCCTGCAGGGCGGCATGGCGGCGATGATGGTGCCGCAGGTCCTGTCGATCGTGCACGCCACCTTCCCGGCGCACGAGCGCGGCAAGGTCTTCGGCCTGTTCGGCGCGATCGTCGGCCTCGGCGCGGTGTCGGGTCCGCTGCTCGGCGCGCTCCTGACGGAGTGGAACATCGCGGGCCTGGAGTGGCGCCCGATCTTCCTGATCAACCTGCCGGTCGGCATCGCCGCCCTGATCCTCGGCTCGCGCGTCATCACCGAGTCCAAGGCCCCGACGGCCCTCAAGCTGGACCTCGTCGGCGTCGTCCTGGTCACCCTCGCGATGCTGGCGCTCGTCTACCCGCTAACCCAGGGCCGCGAGAACGACTGGCCGGTCTGGGGCTACGTGATGATGGCGGCCTCCGTCGTGATCGTCGCCGTGCTGATCGCGTACGAGAAGGCGAAGACGCGGCGGGACGGTTCGCCGCTGATCGAGCTGTCGCTGTTCCGGGTGAAGAGCTTCGCGGCGGGCATCGCCGTGCAGACCGTCTTCGGCATCACCACCGGCATCTTCTTCCTGACCTGGACCCTCTACATGCAGATGGGCCTCGGCTGGAGCGCGCTGCGGGCCGGTCTGACCGGTGTCCCGTTCTCGATCGCGGTGTCCGTCGCGGCCGGTGTCTCGGTGCAGAAGCTGGTGCCCCGCTTCGGCCGCAAGGTCCTGCAGGCCGGCGCGCTGACCATGGCCGCGGGCGTCCTGATCTACGTCTTCGAGGCCGGCCACTACGGCCTGGACATCGCGTCCTGGCAGATGGCGCTGCCGCTGGTCGTGATGGGCCTCGGAATGGGCCTGATCGTGGCGCCGCTGACCGACGCGGTGCTGTCCGAAGTTCCGCGCGAGCACGCCGGTTCGGCCTCCGGCCTCATCAACACCGTGATGCAGATGGGCAACGCGCTGGGCCTGAGCCTGGTCTCCGTCGTCTTCTTCAACGTCGTCGAGGACCGCTTCGCGCAGGGCGCGGGCAACGCGGCGTTCATCGACGGCTTCCGCAACGCGCTCGTCTGGGCGGCCGTCATCCTCGTAGGAATCTTCCTCCTGATGTTCGCCCTGCCGAAGCGGGCGCCGCAGGCGTCATCGGAGGATGGGGACGGAGCGAGCGGCGAAGCCGCGGCTCCCAGGGGCGCGGGGCTGAATCCGACAGCGGCTCCGCCGCGGAGCACGACCGGCCACGACGAGCCCCGCACCGGCGAACTCATCGGCTGA
- a CDS encoding extracellular solute-binding protein, producing the protein MSGCGGSDDSGDDGDGVTLNLMVASYDKSVGASIGDQWDTVAETFEKKHPNIKVEIERIPFLKLDSVIARRVKDGRAPDIALSNIFAPYAEPGDLYAVEDLFDVPTQADFISSFADAGKSGYVQYAIPIFASTPRLFYNTALFERAGIDGPPGSWAELLAAAKALKASGVPTPYALQFGPEASEDELLAWLVAGGGGYSQLGGYDFGSAENQATLTWLRDELVKPGLAGADPAKLTRTAAYAEFMKGRAGMLIAHPVLLGAAAKARLPYATAPFPKRAGDGAAAPVGLNAWMLVFKARGHAKEAGAFLTHLYGQETASAKGAATQTLPVTISGSQHLRNDKSQQALWPFVDQMPNAEFHPVGLRSWPTVRSEIRERIPRAVAPTGVPADVLEALDQVARSSA; encoded by the coding sequence ATGAGCGGCTGCGGCGGCTCGGACGACAGTGGTGACGACGGCGACGGCGTGACCCTCAACCTCATGGTGGCGAGCTACGACAAGAGCGTCGGCGCCTCCATCGGCGACCAGTGGGACACCGTCGCCGAGACGTTCGAGAAGAAGCACCCGAACATCAAGGTCGAGATCGAGCGGATCCCCTTCCTCAAGCTCGACAGCGTCATCGCCCGCCGCGTCAAGGACGGCCGCGCCCCCGACATCGCGCTGAGCAACATCTTCGCGCCGTACGCCGAACCCGGCGACCTGTACGCGGTCGAGGACCTCTTCGACGTGCCGACGCAGGCCGACTTCATCTCGTCGTTCGCCGACGCGGGCAAGTCCGGCTACGTCCAGTACGCCATCCCGATCTTCGCCAGCACCCCGCGCCTCTTCTACAACACGGCGCTGTTCGAGCGGGCCGGCATCGACGGGCCGCCCGGGTCCTGGGCCGAACTCCTCGCCGCCGCCAAGGCGTTGAAGGCCTCCGGCGTCCCCACGCCGTACGCGCTGCAGTTCGGCCCCGAGGCCTCGGAGGACGAGCTGCTCGCGTGGCTGGTCGCGGGCGGCGGCGGCTACTCCCAGCTGGGCGGCTACGACTTCGGCTCCGCCGAGAACCAGGCGACCCTGACCTGGCTGCGCGACGAGCTCGTCAAGCCCGGCCTCGCGGGCGCCGACCCGGCGAAGCTCACCCGCACCGCCGCCTACGCGGAGTTCATGAAGGGCCGCGCCGGCATGCTCATCGCCCACCCCGTGCTGCTCGGCGCGGCGGCCAAGGCGCGGCTGCCGTACGCCACCGCCCCGTTCCCCAAGCGGGCCGGGGACGGGGCGGCGGCGCCGGTCGGACTCAACGCCTGGATGCTCGTCTTCAAGGCCAGGGGCCACGCCAAGGAGGCCGGCGCCTTCCTGACCCACCTCTACGGCCAGGAGACCGCTTCGGCGAAGGGCGCCGCGACGCAGACCCTGCCGGTGACCATCTCGGGCTCGCAGCACCTGCGCAACGACAAGTCGCAGCAGGCGCTGTGGCCGTTCGTCGACCAGATGCCGAACGCCGAGTTCCACCCCGTGGGGCTGCGGTCCTGGCCCACCGTGCGCAGCGAGATACGCGAGCGGATCCCGCGGGCGGTCGCGCCCACGGGGGTCCCGGCGGACGTGCTGGAGGCGCTGGACCAGGTCGCCCGGTCCAGCGCCTGA
- a CDS encoding TetR family transcriptional regulator: MAGVAGVSDGGGPGGTSGTGSAQGAAEAAPASLTERRKAATRLDIARTAAELFTERGLRATRAEDIARGAGIAPRTFYRYFPTKEESVAPLFAAGAQLWAEAVREAPAGLPVPQALRHAVERALTADDPENAASLEWIRALLRMADESPALRAVWADTSRVSETTLRAILAERTGADPDGLGLRLAAGVASTAVRVAVETWAASDAPAAGSGGPAALARTCLSALDGAVDSSPAAMEP, translated from the coding sequence ATGGCAGGTGTGGCAGGCGTCTCAGATGGCGGGGGACCGGGCGGTACGAGCGGTACGGGCTCGGCGCAGGGTGCGGCGGAAGCCGCGCCGGCCTCGCTGACCGAGCGGCGCAAAGCAGCCACCCGACTCGACATCGCCCGTACCGCCGCCGAGCTCTTCACCGAGCGCGGCCTGCGGGCCACCCGCGCCGAGGACATCGCCCGCGGCGCCGGCATCGCCCCGCGCACCTTCTACCGCTACTTCCCCACGAAGGAAGAGTCGGTCGCCCCGCTCTTCGCCGCCGGGGCCCAGCTGTGGGCGGAGGCCGTCCGGGAGGCCCCGGCCGGGCTCCCCGTACCGCAGGCGCTGCGGCACGCGGTCGAGCGCGCCCTCACCGCGGACGACCCGGAGAACGCGGCCTCGCTCGAGTGGATCCGCGCGCTGCTGCGGATGGCCGACGAGTCGCCCGCGCTGCGCGCGGTGTGGGCCGACACCAGCCGGGTGTCCGAGACGACGCTGCGCGCGATCCTCGCGGAGCGCACCGGCGCCGACCCCGACGGGCTCGGCCTGCGGCTCGCCGCCGGTGTCGCCTCCACGGCGGTGCGGGTCGCGGTGGAGACGTGGGCGGCCTCGGACGCCCCCGCGGCCGGGTCCGGCGGACCCGCGGCCCTGGCCCGCACCTGCCTCTCGGCGCTGGACGGCGCCGTCGATTCCAGCCCAGCGGCGATGGAGCCGTGA
- a CDS encoding SDR family oxidoreductase, whose translation MNNLTGKTVIITGGARGIGGEVARTVVAAGGNVVIGDVLDDEGKALATELGDQARYVHLDVTSEEEWQAAVAYTTAEFGRVDGLVNNAGISTGMPFETESVERFRKVLDVNLVGVFAGMKTVVPAMKEAGGGSIVNISSAAGLMGLALTGSYGASKWGVRGLTKIAAVEQGTARIRVNSVHPGMTYTPMTAQVGIQQGEGNYPNTPMGRVGEADEIAKAIVFLLSDDSSYVTGAELAVDGGWTTGPTVKYVMGQ comes from the coding sequence ATGAACAACCTCACCGGCAAGACCGTCATCATCACGGGCGGTGCCCGCGGCATCGGCGGCGAGGTCGCCAGGACCGTCGTCGCCGCCGGCGGCAACGTGGTGATCGGTGACGTCCTCGACGACGAGGGCAAGGCCCTCGCCACCGAGCTCGGCGACCAGGCCCGTTACGTCCACCTCGACGTCACCTCCGAGGAGGAGTGGCAGGCCGCCGTCGCCTACACCACCGCCGAGTTCGGCCGGGTCGACGGCCTGGTGAACAACGCCGGCATCTCCACCGGCATGCCTTTCGAGACGGAGAGCGTCGAGCGCTTCCGCAAGGTCCTCGACGTCAACCTCGTCGGCGTCTTCGCCGGCATGAAGACCGTCGTGCCCGCGATGAAGGAGGCCGGTGGCGGCTCCATCGTCAACATCTCCTCGGCGGCCGGCCTGATGGGCCTCGCGCTCACCGGCTCCTACGGCGCCTCGAAGTGGGGCGTGCGCGGCCTGACGAAGATCGCGGCGGTCGAGCAGGGCACGGCCCGCATCCGCGTGAACTCCGTCCACCCCGGCATGACCTACACCCCGATGACCGCCCAGGTCGGCATCCAGCAGGGCGAGGGCAACTACCCCAACACCCCCATGGGCCGCGTCGGCGAAGCCGACGAGATCGCCAAGGCCATCGTCTTCCTCCTCTCCGACGACTCCTCCTACGTGACGGGCGCGGAGCTGGCGGTGGACGGCGGCTGGACGACCGGCCCGACGGTGAAGTACGTCATGGGCCAGTGA
- a CDS encoding DUF6227 family protein, with protein MSVPYDHVPDPLSDLASHTSPDGQLSGLLGRALNSFELPDDILARLDSALAYDSTLHSAHHSAGLHRETYRHTWLLADGSPLTLWELVHNTGRDRMPQHEVYVTEDELHLATGRLPLPPESAPDFTLQTPVLPLQLQAVAPRGHSFGPADPDSSVDHARRLLRRAENPDAATRPGPGTARLLRDACAHEITQAFGRRLSQGFALYEHAFLLRDGCEVSLWEVEHTATRDGRHMCEVYLTQEAARAAIEHRAADRVRLSGG; from the coding sequence TTGAGCGTTCCGTACGACCATGTGCCCGACCCTCTGTCCGACCTCGCGTCGCACACGTCGCCCGACGGGCAGCTCAGCGGCCTGCTCGGGCGCGCGCTCAACTCCTTCGAGCTCCCCGACGACATCCTGGCCCGCCTCGACAGCGCCCTCGCCTACGACAGCACCCTGCACTCCGCGCACCACAGCGCCGGCCTGCACCGGGAGACGTACCGGCACACCTGGCTGCTCGCCGACGGAAGCCCGCTCACCCTCTGGGAGCTCGTCCACAACACGGGGCGGGACCGCATGCCCCAGCACGAGGTCTACGTGACCGAGGACGAGCTGCACCTGGCGACCGGCCGGCTGCCGCTGCCCCCGGAGTCCGCGCCGGACTTCACCCTCCAGACGCCGGTGCTCCCGCTCCAGCTCCAGGCGGTCGCGCCGCGCGGCCACAGCTTCGGCCCCGCCGACCCGGACAGCTCCGTCGACCACGCCCGCCGCCTGCTGCGCCGCGCGGAGAACCCGGACGCGGCGACCCGGCCCGGCCCCGGCACGGCCCGGCTGCTGCGCGACGCGTGCGCGCACGAGATCACGCAGGCGTTCGGCCGCAGACTCAGCCAGGGCTTCGCGCTGTACGAGCACGCGTTCCTGCTGCGCGACGGCTGCGAGGTCAGCCTCTGGGAGGTCGAGCACACGGCGACGCGGGACGGCCGGCACATGTGCGAGGTCTACCTGACGCAGGAAGCGGCCCGCGCCGCGATCGAGCACCGCGCGGCGGACCGGGTCCGGCTCAGCGGCGGCTGA
- a CDS encoding L,D-transpeptidase: protein MRRQNIATVCAAVAVGALALTACGGSAKADNDTDGKGGDPKGAPRITISAKDGSTGASINATGVKVSGGKLTTVKMTTSADGAEVPGTISADGATWKPKEQLERGTKYRISATAKDAGGETAAANSIFTTVSTGNSFIGTYTPDNGTTVGVGMPVSFTFDKVITNKKAVQSGIKVTSSSGQQVVGHWFGEQRLDFRPEEYWKAGSKVTMKIDLDGVEGANGIHGVQKKTVTFTVGRSQVATVDANTQKMTVVRDGQTLKTVPVSTGSADHPTYNGQMVISEKFVQTRMNGSTVGFGGEYDIADVPHAMRLSQSGTFIHGNYWSSPGIFGAQGTSHGCVGLQDVRGAGGDTTAKWFYDNSLVGDVVVVKNSHDKTISPDNGLNGWNMPWSEWTAGSAA from the coding sequence GTGAGAAGGCAGAACATAGCCACCGTATGCGCCGCCGTCGCCGTCGGTGCACTGGCCCTCACGGCCTGCGGCGGCAGCGCGAAGGCCGACAACGACACCGACGGCAAGGGCGGTGACCCGAAGGGCGCGCCGCGCATCACGATCTCGGCGAAGGACGGTTCCACGGGGGCGTCCATCAACGCGACCGGGGTCAAGGTCAGCGGCGGCAAGCTGACCACGGTGAAGATGACGACATCGGCGGACGGCGCCGAGGTCCCCGGCACGATCAGCGCCGACGGGGCGACCTGGAAGCCCAAGGAGCAGCTGGAGCGCGGCACCAAGTACCGGATCTCCGCGACCGCGAAGGACGCCGGGGGCGAGACGGCCGCCGCCAACTCCATCTTCACCACGGTCTCGACCGGCAACAGCTTCATCGGCACCTACACCCCGGACAACGGGACGACGGTCGGCGTCGGCATGCCGGTCTCGTTCACCTTCGACAAGGTGATCACGAACAAGAAGGCCGTGCAGTCGGGCATCAAGGTGACGTCCAGCAGCGGCCAGCAGGTGGTCGGCCACTGGTTCGGCGAGCAGCGGCTCGACTTCCGGCCCGAGGAGTACTGGAAGGCCGGCTCCAAGGTCACCATGAAGATCGACCTCGACGGGGTCGAGGGCGCCAACGGCATCCACGGCGTCCAGAAGAAGACGGTCACCTTCACCGTCGGCCGCTCCCAGGTCGCCACCGTCGACGCGAACACGCAGAAGATGACCGTGGTCCGCGACGGCCAGACCCTCAAGACCGTCCCCGTCTCCACCGGCAGCGCCGACCACCCCACCTACAACGGCCAGATGGTCATCTCCGAGAAGTTCGTGCAGACGCGGATGAACGGGTCGACGGTCGGCTTCGGTGGCGAGTACGACATCGCCGACGTGCCGCACGCGATGCGCCTGTCGCAGTCCGGCACGTTCATCCACGGCAACTACTGGAGCTCGCCCGGCATCTTCGGCGCGCAGGGCACCAGCCACGGCTGCGTCGGACTCCAGGACGTGCGGGGCGCGGGCGGCGACACCACCGCCAAGTGGTTCTACGACAACTCGCTCGTCGGTGACGTAGTCGTCGTGAAGAACTCCCACGACAAGACGATCTCCCCGGACAACGGCCTCAACGGCTGGAACATGCCGTGGAGCGAGTGGACGGCCGGCAGCGCCGCCTGA
- a CDS encoding P1 family peptidase encodes MTTESTTGGRPARNDALTDVPGLRVGHATRRGDGWLTGTTVVLAPEGGAVTAVDVRGGGPGTRETDALDPRNLVQRVEAVVLTGGSAFGLDSASGVMAWLEEQGRGVPVGGPGQVVPVVPAACVFDLGRGGDWRARPDAATGRAAVESAAASPVGAPVAEGSVGAGTGTLVGGLRGGIGTASVLLDSGITVAALVVANAAGSAVDPGTGALYGEFFAGRGPVAYPDAAVHAAAGERLAAARAANGPAPLTEPDPAPEPDLASESDLASGPEPASGPASGPASGPATLNTTLAVVATDADLSRAQAQKVAGTAHDGIARAVRPVHLLNDGDTVFALATGERPLDAANPLALNEILAAGADLVTRAIVRAVRAAESVRGDRDGDGGGAGRVYLSYSELYG; translated from the coding sequence ATGACGACGGAATCGACGACGGGCGGCAGGCCGGCCCGCAACGACGCCCTGACCGACGTGCCCGGCCTGCGCGTGGGGCACGCCACCCGCCGCGGCGACGGGTGGCTGACCGGGACGACGGTCGTGCTCGCGCCCGAGGGCGGTGCGGTCACCGCGGTCGACGTGCGCGGTGGCGGCCCCGGCACCCGGGAGACGGACGCGCTGGACCCGCGCAATCTGGTGCAGCGGGTCGAGGCTGTGGTGCTGACGGGCGGCAGCGCGTTCGGGCTCGACTCGGCGTCGGGCGTGATGGCGTGGCTGGAGGAGCAGGGGCGCGGGGTGCCGGTGGGCGGGCCGGGGCAGGTCGTGCCCGTGGTGCCGGCGGCCTGTGTCTTCGACCTGGGCCGGGGCGGCGACTGGCGGGCCCGCCCGGACGCGGCGACGGGCCGGGCCGCTGTGGAGTCCGCGGCGGCGAGCCCGGTCGGCGCCCCGGTGGCCGAGGGCAGCGTCGGCGCGGGCACGGGCACGCTCGTCGGCGGGCTGCGCGGCGGCATCGGCACGGCGTCCGTACTGCTCGACTCCGGGATCACGGTCGCTGCCCTGGTGGTGGCCAACGCGGCCGGCTCGGCGGTGGACCCGGGGACGGGGGCGCTGTACGGGGAGTTCTTCGCGGGGCGTGGGCCGGTGGCGTATCCGGACGCGGCGGTGCACGCGGCGGCGGGTGAGCGGCTGGCGGCGGCGCGCGCGGCGAACGGACCGGCTCCGCTCACCGAACCCGATCCGGCACCCGAGCCCGATTTGGCTTCCGAGTCCGATTTGGCGTCCGGGCCTGAGCCGGCGTCCGGCCCTGCGTCGGGCCCCGCGTCCGGGCCGGCCACGTTGAACACGACGCTCGCCGTCGTCGCCACGGACGCGGACCTGAGCCGGGCGCAGGCTCAGAAGGTGGCGGGGACCGCGCACGACGGGATCGCGCGGGCGGTGCGGCCGGTGCATCTGCTGAACGACGGCGACACGGTCTTCGCCCTCGCGACCGGGGAGCGGCCGCTGGACGCCGCGAACCCGCTCGCGCTCAACGAGATCCTCGCGGCGGGGGCGGATCTCGTGACCCGGGCGATCGTGCGGGCGGTGCGGGCGGCGGAGTCGGTGCGCGGCGACCGCGACGGTGACGGCGGCGGTGCCGGGCGCGTGTATCTGTCGTACTCGGAGCTGTACGGCTGA
- the mscL gene encoding large conductance mechanosensitive channel protein MscL — MVSEKKQPGVWEGFKAFLMRGNVIDLAVAVVIGAAFTNIVNAVVKGVINPIVGAFGTSDLDNYKSCLKGDCSGEGGIEILWGTVLSATLSFIITAAVVYFLMVLPMAKYLARKANIEAAKEGTHEVIEVSELEVLKEIRDALVAQRGSGHSES; from the coding sequence CTGGTGAGCGAGAAGAAGCAGCCGGGCGTGTGGGAAGGCTTCAAAGCCTTCCTGATGCGCGGCAATGTGATCGACCTGGCGGTCGCGGTCGTGATCGGCGCGGCGTTCACCAACATCGTGAACGCGGTGGTCAAGGGTGTGATCAACCCGATCGTCGGCGCCTTCGGCACATCCGACCTGGACAACTACAAGTCCTGCCTGAAGGGCGACTGCAGCGGCGAGGGCGGGATCGAGATCCTCTGGGGCACCGTCCTCAGCGCCACGCTCAGCTTCATCATCACGGCGGCCGTCGTGTACTTCCTGATGGTGCTGCCCATGGCGAAGTACCTGGCCCGCAAGGCCAACATCGAGGCGGCGAAGGAAGGCACCCACGAGGTGATCGAGGTCTCCGAGCTGGAGGTCCTCAAGGAGATCCGCGACGCCCTCGTGGCGCAGCGCGGCTCGGGTCACTCCGAGTCGTAG